ATTTACTAATGACCCCCACTAATGTATATTGGTACATAATTTGGGAAGAGATATTTTATGTGGATGAAATGGATTCTCTTCTTGAAACAAAACTGTTACAGTGTTTATAACCCAAATAGTTTAACAATATATAATAGATTCATAATAAAAAGATAATACCATAACTCATAACTAAAGATCATTGGGAGTGGAcatctgctctttgatcgggttgttgtccctttgacagaTTGCCTACTTCCATTTCCAATGTTATCATACCGGTAACCgcactttgttttgttttgttttgttttatcttatgCATCTTTCATTTTTAATGTAAGGGTGAGATATTTCAGAGTGATTTTATTATCGCCGTGaacatgcccccccccccccccaaaaaaaagaaaaatttaaaaaaaacacaacaacaacaaatatccCAAAAATGTCTCGAGTGGTTGATTAGAACACCTGCAGTAAAACACTAGTGAATTAAGAAAATGACTTAcctgaaatttaataaaatcatttggTTTGGAGTAATCAAGTTTAAACTCACTCAACAAAAAGTAATCTTTCCAGCCCATATTTTATACGTTATAAGTTGACCTATGATGATTTGTAGGGCAAACGGTGACACATTTAAATTATATGTGTTACCACAATAACACAAACAAACGTGATCGTTACtggtttataaaataaaaatcaccaACCGTGATGTTACCGTCAATGAGGcatgtatttgtttataaattgtttatttttaaataggaACGTCCAGGGGTAAAAAACACTTcatacattaaacatgttaaatacaaaAACAGTTTGCAAAAAAGTTCTGAAAAGAAACACCAGTAGAGACAGAAATAATAGAGAGGGAATTTAAATTGTCACTTAGTTAGTagagacaaatatttttttaacaagtcACATATGAACACCTCGATACATTCTTCCGGTGAAAATACAGGAAGGAAAAGATCAGTAGATATAACATGATATCAaaattaaggaagttcgctaatgataagcttttcataacactagaatatattgattaaaagagcaaaaatcattgataagtttaagttctcaaaaaatattacagccgatttcattaaGTGTATAGGAAAGGTAGAATCattggtaagcttgcttgctagctgaaccatgaagtcattattaggttaggtaaactaccctcctttaagagtagactagtccgacagataaccaatctatatGTATGTAACACTagactacttcgaaaggagggtagtataccttacctaataatgacttcacggttcagctaacaagcaagctaactaagGATTCTACCtttaaataataaacattttataaGACTTTTCCAGATGggttataattatacatgtaaaagatttataaaaagaaaaattgggggtcaatgggcatactttttttttaaggcattcaaatggttAAAACCAGAGAATTCCGAAAATCTAACAAAATTCCAAAACTTGACAAGCGAACTTCCCTAATCACAAGTAATATTACAGTATCAAttgattactgtggattcattattattcgttggatacaaattttcgtggatttcgtgggcacagtcaaaccacgaaattaaatattcaacgaatgataatttttctataggtttgaatgaagacttcagcaaaaccacgaaattaaatatccacgaatatgcaagtttttctaaatccacgaaaattggtaccaacgaaaataaatgaatccacagtatgttaaAAGTAGGAACATAAAAGAAGGCTAAGAAAACTAgcgactgagcaacacgaacataGACAAAAAGTAGGGgtgagtgatctcaggtgctccgtaatAAAGGGTTAATAGATTCTGCTCTACATGAATTCAGGACCTTCCACGAATCTAATAATAACTCTATAACATGttaatatcataaaataaaattcatgtttCTATTTAGAAAGATCATGGTAGTACTACAATCGCTGGGCTGAAATTACAGGTGTGGATCTTTCCTATTACATGATCAACCTTTTATAAGGCTAGTTGCGTGAATACCATGCATAACTGTTTTCCActtttagataaaaaataataataaaaagtaaaattcatttccaaatatatttttaaaaaaggagGTATTTTTACTCTCCATCTATCAAAAGCCTTTTAGGGGATCGTTCTAGTTTAATCTTCGACGATATTTTAGGGCCATAATAACTACTGCTTTCAAAGTAGTCTAAGAGATCACAGATCACTTGACTTTTAGAGAAAAAAGAAGCAAATATATACTCGATAtacgatgtttttttttagtaaacaaGCATCTTAAAGGAACATAGCTCTGGAAGCGATTCGAAAAGGAGGTATGCTCATGTATGTTTCACAATTATTCTAGTCCAAATTATATACCTGTACCATGGTATCAcgtctttatttatatatgtacatttgtatatgttaAACTGTCATACAAGAAAGATGTTTAACTAGCTATACAACaaggtttgatccaccattttctacacgagaaaatgcctgtaccaagtcaggaatatgacagttgttttctattcgtttgatgtgtttgagcttttgattttgcaattcgATAAGGGTTTTTCCGTTTtaaaatttcctcggagttcagaatttttaaAAACCAACTATATGTTTCATGTTTCATTATTTAGAAGAAAACaagttaaaaatatatagatgAAAACTTTTACCATTTATATTACcaacaaaacaattattgtttaaatggAAACAGACGAATGACAATCTATGATATGTATGTAACGAAGAAGAAGATTATAAccacttttttatttcttgtcgatttttagaaaaattttggAAAAGTATTCACgagttaattataaaaataaaatttaaattttagagtATCATTAAAGCAATtagtctttggatataaaatttttgacaaaaattattttggtCTGAATTATTTCCTCACAATCTTAggtttttccatatacaaatctaatcagaaattgacaaaggtaaatgtttatcaattttttgtTCGAGAATACATAAAAAGATACAACGAAAACAGAACAGTGAAACTTAATCCATTACTAAAGTCACTAAACAGAAGTTTAGACGATTGAtagaataaaacataatgtattaaaatgttgtataattgtatttcaagaaatttatacatattattataatatatacatatataccagcAGCTGATTGCTAACCTGGGCAATCGGTGGAATATTACAGGATGCATCAAGAAAAGCTTGGTTTCTTGGTGTAACAATGTAACAagcatatttgatgaataaatatataatgttgttaaaaaaaatttaaaaaaatccataaaGTTGAGTATGGTAGTAAACTGCATCATATTGGACTTTTATTTTAATGTAAGGGTGAGATATTTCAGAGTGATTTTATTATCGCCGTGaacatgccccccccccccccccccaaaaaaaaagaaaaattaagaaaaaacaacaacaacaaaacccCCAAAAATGTCTCGAGTGGTTGATTAGAACACCTGCAGTAAAACACtaataaattaagaaaatgactatatataaaattaaggaCGTTCGCTtctcatgtttttgaatttttgccaaatattcggaatcctctggttttatccatgtagtgccattAAAAAACTTTCACCACTAATACCTTAGTTTCGTAGTATCATTATCGATCTAATCTGCGAATCATTTTAAAGAAATTGCcgtttgtcatttgttttctttgttcatAGTTCTCTAGCATTCGAACGTTAGCTACATCGATAATTTAGTGCTCAGTACAACCAGAGGAGTATGAACGATATACAAGGTATAAAATATAAACGTTATAAACATCAATGAATTTTAATTCATGAATGAAACACTTCAACAAATGGCATGCCGTAAACGGAGAATCCCATTGTCTTTGCTTTTTTATCTAAACCTTCTGTTTCATTATGGTTGTCAAATAGTGTTTCTGGAAAATCTAAACCTTCTCTACGACACTTAGCTCGTAACAGAAGAGTGCAATCACCCACACCATCTAGGGGGACAATACGCCCTTCTCCACGCAGATCGGGTAAGTATATCCGAGAAGTTGAACCATAACCTTCAAGTACAAGATAATTAGCAGGCATTTCCCTTTGTTTTTCTAGAGAAAGGGGCGTTTCTCTACAAATGTTTTTGTCATAATTTCTGACAGTTCGTCCTTGTTTAAATAAGCACGAGGGGTTGACGATATCCTTTTTGGCAAACAACAATTGTTGTATTATATCTTGAGGTAAGTCGCCTATGTCGCTGTCTATCCATAACACATAGTCTTGATCAGATAAAGcgttttttaacaataaattccTAGCTTTAGCTAAGTGTTGTCTTCGTTTATATTGTTGATTTCTCTGATGAATATTCCCCCAATCCCCAATTACTTGTTGATCGATGTCAAAATGATAAAAACTGATGTTACGAAACCCTGACGCCTTCAACTCATCTATGATAAGTTAAGCTTTCTCTACTGTTCCGTCCGTACTCCCGTCCTCACCAAAAGCTATCGATATTAATTCATGGTCATATTTGAGTTCGCAGATCTCACGTGCAAATCTTAACAACGTCTTCTCACTATTATACAACGGTGTTAATATCAATATCTTATAAGCATATATGGTTTTGTCAAGCTGAAGATTTTCATGTCGTATTCTTTCCGACAACCGGTAAACGATATCGGAAACAGAGAATTTTGGAACTGGTGGAATAAAATTAATCGGTTTTGCAGGATCATATCTATTCGTATCGATACCACCTGCTTGTTTCACACGATTCTCTTCTGTGTCGTCATAACTAAGATGAACTCCAACGCTAAAAATTATCTCGTTATTCGTTAAAACTATCGACACTCCTCGGGAGATTCCGCGATGAAGGTACGGAGTTGGCAGATTTGTAACGAATGACTTTAACATTTGTTTCTCTGACTGTTTGTCTACATGTTGAAGCTCTCTGGGTTTATCTATAGAATCAGAGAAACTCCGCATGAGTTTTGTAACTACTACGACGTTAATAGTTAGTAGGACTGTTAAACATCTTATACGACGACGAAAAATCTGTTTCATCATTTCTTATTGAAAGAGATAATGCAATTAATGTACGTCTCTTATAACGGTTAATGGTGTATAATACTAAAATTCTGCAAACGGACAGTCAGGCTTTTAACGGTAACGGATTGTACAAACACAAATAACCTGGCATACGTATTCTTCAATATAAATCTTTCCCTTCAGTCAACATTTACCTACTAACTTATCCTTGCTATGCCTAGGACAGGTTTCCTCAATCGATAGCTGCAAAACagaaaatatgaataaatgtCTTACTAATGGCTAATGAATGTTAATACATGAGTGGTTAGTGTAAATGATGCGTTACTGTACTTTGGTGAAATTAAATGTGTaggaataatttattttattaaagtgtcacctCAAAGAGGTAAAATTCAAACTTCCGCATTGTCAAAATACAATTATAGTCACGGGGGTCATGTTATTACTGGCGATCCTGACATTATCAATGGACAACTAAGAGATTTGTTAGCCAAGGGACCATAATACAGAATTTCCCAGCCAATCAACTGGAAAAATTACTTCaggttactgatggatgcagttgaggactattcTAGAAAATGGacatctttctttttctttttaacaagTCAATTAGGAACACCTCGATGTCTTCTTCAGATGAAAATACAGGAAGGAAACGACAAGAAAATGTGACATGATAGcaaattttttatattatagtatCAATTGATTATGTTCCGGGTAGAAACATTAAAGAAGGTTAAGAAAACTAGCGACTGAGCATCA
The window above is part of the Mytilus edulis chromosome 6, xbMytEdul2.2, whole genome shotgun sequence genome. Proteins encoded here:
- the LOC139526630 gene encoding uncharacterized protein gives rise to the protein MRSFSDSIDKPRELQHVDKQSEKQMLKSFVTNLPTPYLHRGISRGVSIVLTNNEIIFSVGVHLSYDDTEENRVKQAGGIDTNRYDPAKPINFIPPVPKFSVSDIVYRLSERIRHENLQLDKTIYAYKILILTPLYNSEKTLLRFAHELKASGFRNISFYHFDIDQQVIGDWGNIHQRNQQYKRRQHLAKARNLLLKNALSDQDYVLWIDSDIGDLPQDIIQQLLFAKKDIVNPSCLFKQGRTVRNYDKNICRETPLSLEKQREMPANYLVLEGYGSTSRIYLPDLRGEGRIVPLDGVGDCTLLLRAKCRREGLDFPETLFDNHNETEGLDKKAKTMGFSVYGMPFVEVFHS